In one window of Chthoniobacterales bacterium DNA:
- a CDS encoding DUF1003 domain-containing protein codes for MGKPETAQCLICGQTKSTRNGTIGEVVRPSLSEFIHKHAPQWDGKGFICFDDLGKFRRDYVKEVLHEEIGELSALDQEVVESLQQHEILSSDISKQFEKKLTVGERLSDTIAAFGGSWTFIIIFGVVLLLWIVVNSVFLATKAFDPYPYILMNLILSCLAAMQAPIIMMSQNRSEARDRLRAENDYKINLKAELEIRHLHEKIDHLLRKQYNRLFEIQQIQIELLEELGQKRRRSTASSSVQTPAV; via the coding sequence ATGGGCAAGCCGGAGACAGCGCAATGCCTGATCTGTGGGCAGACCAAGTCCACTCGCAACGGCACGATCGGCGAAGTCGTCCGGCCATCGCTCTCGGAGTTCATCCATAAACACGCGCCGCAGTGGGACGGCAAAGGTTTTATCTGTTTCGACGATCTGGGAAAATTCCGGCGCGATTACGTAAAGGAAGTTCTGCACGAGGAGATCGGCGAGCTCTCCGCCCTCGACCAGGAAGTCGTCGAGAGCCTCCAGCAGCACGAGATCCTCTCGAGCGACATCAGCAAACAATTCGAGAAAAAGCTCACGGTCGGCGAGCGGCTCTCCGATACGATCGCGGCCTTCGGCGGAAGCTGGACGTTTATCATCATCTTTGGCGTCGTCCTTTTGCTTTGGATCGTGGTGAACAGCGTGTTCCTCGCCACGAAGGCCTTCGACCCGTATCCCTACATTTTGATGAACCTCATCCTCTCCTGCCTCGCGGCGATGCAAGCGCCCATCATCATGATGAGCCAGAACCGCAGCGAAGCGCGCGACCGTTTACGGGCCGAAAACGACTACAAAATTAATCTCAAGGCCGAGCTGGAAATCCGGCATCTCCACGAAAAAATCGATCATCTATTGCGTAAACAATACAACCGCCTCTTCGAGATTCAGCAGATCCAAATCGAATTGCTGGAAGAACTGGGACAGAAACGGCGGCGATCGACGGCTTCCTCGAGCGTGCAGACGCCGGCTGTTTAG
- a CDS encoding UvrD-helicase domain-containing protein encodes MSREYTLQRAPHATSISIDYAAELNEQQLAAVTASPGPLLVIAGAGSGKTRTLTYRVAYLLENGIDPRNILLLTFTNKAARQMLDRVTNLLPVDASGLWGGTFHSIGNRMLRRHGSALGYSSGFTIMDREDQKDLIDTVVAAAGINPKEIRFPKGDVLAEIFSFVVNTETPIDALLAEKFPYFLPLLDQIKDVHARYEKKKKNTNSMDFDDLLEKTLRMLIEHEHIADFYRRQFQFILVDEYQDTNKIQADFIDTLAAEHRNVMVVGDDAQSIYSWRGANFKNILAFPERYPDAQVFKIELNYRSVPEILQVANAAIAANVKQFRKELAATRSSNSFRPAVVGLNDGSEQARFVAQRILELRDEGVELNEIAVLYRAHYHAIEVQLELSRRGIPYLITSGVRFFEQAHVKDVTSFIRFVANPRDEVAFKRMVKLLPGIGNKSADNYWRAWENGFGDLEPARLRAAEIDAATQRPEGGPAPNFGDLLRRIPVGAKSKKSWEQLAHTLDEIAPGGKPNPPSEMITSIVEAIYDDYAKANFTNYELRREDLNQLAAFARQFKDVDEFLSQLALISNIDAEPALDQSTDTEAVNLSSVHQAKGLEYHTVFVIWLTDGMFPSTRSLETRDAIEEERRLFYVAITRARDELYLTFPQMRLSGGFGDIFQRPSRFLKEIPNQLIEDWQIRRQ; translated from the coding sequence ATGTCCCGCGAATACACGCTCCAACGCGCGCCGCACGCGACGTCGATCAGCATCGATTACGCGGCGGAGCTGAATGAGCAGCAGCTCGCGGCGGTGACGGCTTCGCCCGGGCCGCTGCTGGTGATTGCCGGCGCGGGAAGCGGTAAGACGCGCACGTTGACTTATCGCGTGGCCTATTTGCTGGAGAACGGGATCGACCCGCGCAACATCCTGTTGCTCACGTTCACGAACAAAGCCGCCAGGCAAATGCTCGATCGGGTGACGAATCTGCTCCCGGTCGATGCCAGCGGACTCTGGGGCGGGACCTTTCATTCCATCGGCAACCGAATGCTGCGACGGCATGGAAGCGCGCTCGGTTATTCCAGCGGGTTCACGATCATGGATCGCGAGGACCAGAAGGATCTCATCGACACCGTCGTGGCGGCGGCAGGAATTAACCCGAAGGAGATCCGGTTCCCGAAAGGCGATGTTCTCGCGGAAATTTTTAGTTTCGTCGTCAACACCGAGACGCCGATCGACGCGTTGCTCGCGGAGAAGTTTCCGTATTTCCTGCCGCTACTCGATCAAATCAAAGATGTCCACGCGCGTTACGAGAAGAAGAAGAAGAACACCAACTCGATGGACTTCGACGACTTGCTCGAGAAGACGCTGCGAATGCTGATCGAGCACGAACACATCGCGGATTTTTATCGGCGCCAGTTCCAGTTCATCCTCGTGGACGAATACCAGGACACGAACAAGATCCAGGCGGACTTTATCGATACCCTCGCGGCCGAGCATCGCAATGTGATGGTGGTGGGCGATGACGCGCAATCCATCTACTCCTGGCGCGGCGCAAATTTCAAAAACATCCTGGCCTTTCCCGAGCGGTATCCTGACGCGCAAGTGTTCAAGATTGAGCTGAATTACCGGAGCGTTCCGGAGATTCTTCAGGTGGCGAACGCGGCGATCGCGGCGAACGTGAAACAATTCCGGAAGGAACTGGCGGCGACGCGTTCGAGCAATTCATTTCGGCCGGCGGTGGTGGGATTGAATGATGGCAGCGAACAGGCGCGGTTTGTGGCCCAGCGAATCCTGGAGCTGCGCGATGAAGGCGTGGAACTCAACGAGATCGCAGTGCTTTACCGGGCCCACTATCACGCGATCGAGGTACAGCTCGAGCTTTCCCGGCGAGGGATTCCGTATCTCATCACGAGCGGTGTTCGGTTCTTCGAGCAGGCCCACGTGAAGGACGTGACGTCGTTCATCCGGTTTGTGGCCAATCCGCGGGACGAGGTCGCTTTCAAGCGGATGGTGAAATTGCTGCCCGGTATCGGCAACAAGAGCGCGGACAATTATTGGCGGGCTTGGGAGAATGGGTTTGGCGATTTGGAGCCGGCGCGCCTCCGCGCCGCTGAGATCGACGCGGCAACACAGCGGCCCGAGGGCGGACCGGCTCCAAATTTTGGAGACTTGCTTCGCAGAATTCCCGTTGGGGCGAAGTCAAAAAAGTCGTGGGAACAGCTCGCGCACACGCTCGACGAGATCGCCCCTGGAGGAAAACCGAATCCGCCCTCGGAAATGATCACGTCGATCGTGGAAGCCATTTACGACGATTACGCCAAGGCGAACTTCACCAACTACGAGCTGCGGCGGGAGGACTTGAATCAGCTCGCCGCCTTCGCCCGCCAGTTCAAGGACGTTGACGAATTCCTTTCCCAACTCGCGTTGATCAGCAACATCGACGCGGAGCCGGCGCTCGATCAATCGACCGACACCGAGGCGGTCAATCTTTCATCCGTCCACCAGGCGAAAGGGCTCGAGTATCACACCGTCTTCGTGATTTGGCTGACTGACGGAATGTTCCCGAGCACGCGCTCCCTGGAAACGCGAGACGCGATCGAGGAGGAACGTCGCCTGTTTTACGTGGCCATCACGCGCGCCCGGGACGAACTTTACCTCACTTTCCCGCAGATGCGCCTGAGCGGCGGCTTCGGCGACATTTTTCAGCGCCCGTCCCGTTTCCTGAAAGAAATCCCGAACCAATTGATCGAGGATTGGCAGATACGCAGACAATGA